One genomic segment of Streptomyces sp. TLI_146 includes these proteins:
- the mca gene encoding mycothiol conjugate amidase Mca, with translation MTEQLRLMAVHAHPDDESSKGAATMAKYVSEGVDVLVVTCTGGERGSILNPKLQGDKYIEEHIHEVRKKEMDEAREILGVKQEWLGFVDSGLPEGDPLPPLPEGCFALEDVDKAAGELVRKIRAFRPQVITTYDENGGYPHPDHIMTHKISMVAFDGAGDTEKFPESEFGPAYQPQKLYYNQGFNKPRTLALHHALLDRGMESPYGEWLERWKEFERVERTLTTHVPCGDFFEIRDKALIAHATQIDPDGGWFRVPMEIQKDVWPTEEYELAKSLVDTSLPEDDLFAGVRENA, from the coding sequence TTGACTGAGCAGCTGCGACTGATGGCCGTGCACGCCCACCCCGACGACGAGTCGAGCAAGGGCGCGGCCACCATGGCGAAGTATGTGTCCGAGGGGGTGGACGTGCTGGTCGTGACCTGCACGGGAGGCGAGCGCGGCTCCATCCTCAACCCGAAGCTCCAGGGCGACAAGTACATCGAGGAGCACATCCACGAGGTGCGCAAGAAGGAGATGGACGAGGCCCGCGAGATCCTCGGGGTCAAGCAGGAGTGGCTGGGCTTCGTCGACTCCGGTCTGCCGGAGGGCGACCCGCTGCCGCCGCTGCCGGAGGGCTGCTTCGCCCTGGAGGACGTGGACAAGGCGGCGGGCGAGCTGGTCCGCAAGATCCGCGCCTTCCGTCCGCAGGTGATCACCACGTACGACGAGAACGGTGGCTACCCGCACCCCGACCACATCATGACCCACAAGATCTCCATGGTGGCGTTCGACGGGGCGGGCGACACGGAGAAGTTCCCGGAGTCCGAGTTCGGCCCGGCGTACCAGCCGCAGAAGCTCTACTACAACCAGGGCTTCAACAAGCCGCGCACCCTGGCGCTGCACCACGCGCTGCTCGACCGGGGCATGGAGTCCCCGTACGGCGAGTGGCTGGAGCGCTGGAAGGAGTTCGAGCGCGTCGAGCGCACGCTGACCACGCACGTTCCGTGCGGGGACTTCTTCGAGATCCGGGACAAGGCGCTGATCGCGCACGCCACCCAGATCGACCCCGACGGCGGCTGGTTCCGGGTTCCGATGGAGATCCAGAAGGACGTCTGGCCGACGGAGGAGTACGAGCTGGCGAAGTCGCTCGTGGACACTTCCCTCCCCGAGGACGACCTCTTCGCGGGCGTGCGCGAGAATGCCTGA
- the ilvA gene encoding threonine ammonia-lyase: MSFSTPGPLRPLILDDVRGAQKMLAGVARMTAMEGSRHLTQLVGAPVHLKCENLQRTGSFKLRGAYVRIAGLRPEEKAAGVVAASAGNHAQGVALASSLLGVRSTVFMPVGAPLPKVAATREYGAEVVLHGTVVDETLAAAEAYARETGAVFIHPFDHPDIVAGQGTVGLEILEQCPEVRTILVGIGGGGLAAGIAVAVKAVRPDVKVIGVQAAASAAYPPSLAAGHPVAIDPAPTMADGIKVGRPGDVPFGLIQELVDEVRTVTEDELSSALLLCLERAKLVVEPAGASPVAALLSDPGAFRGPVVAVLSGGNVDPVLLQRILRHGMAAAGRYLSLRLRLPDRPGALAALLRSLSVVDANVLDVSHVRTDPRLGLTEVEVELHLETKGPEHCLEVGSALREEGYQVIS, translated from the coding sequence ATGAGCTTCAGTACGCCTGGCCCCTTGCGTCCCCTGATCCTCGATGACGTCCGCGGCGCGCAGAAGATGCTCGCGGGGGTCGCCAGGATGACCGCGATGGAGGGCTCCCGGCATCTGACGCAGCTGGTCGGCGCCCCGGTCCACCTCAAGTGCGAGAACCTCCAGCGCACCGGCTCCTTCAAGCTCAGGGGCGCCTACGTACGCATCGCGGGCCTGCGCCCCGAGGAGAAGGCGGCCGGGGTGGTGGCCGCCAGCGCGGGCAACCACGCGCAGGGAGTGGCGCTGGCCTCCTCGCTCCTGGGCGTGCGCTCCACGGTGTTCATGCCGGTCGGCGCGCCCCTGCCGAAGGTCGCCGCGACCCGGGAGTACGGCGCGGAGGTCGTTCTGCACGGCACGGTCGTCGACGAGACGCTGGCGGCGGCGGAGGCCTACGCGCGCGAGACGGGCGCGGTCTTCATCCACCCCTTCGACCACCCGGACATCGTCGCGGGCCAGGGCACGGTCGGTCTGGAGATCCTGGAGCAGTGCCCGGAGGTGCGCACGATCCTGGTCGGGATCGGCGGCGGCGGCCTGGCCGCGGGCATCGCGGTGGCGGTGAAGGCGGTCCGTCCCGACGTGAAGGTGATCGGCGTACAGGCGGCGGCCTCGGCGGCGTACCCGCCCTCGCTGGCCGCCGGGCACCCCGTGGCGATCGACCCGGCGCCGACGATGGCCGACGGGATCAAGGTGGGACGGCCCGGGGACGTGCCGTTCGGGCTGATCCAGGAGCTGGTGGACGAGGTCCGCACGGTCACCGAGGACGAGCTGTCCAGCGCGCTGCTGCTCTGCCTGGAGCGGGCCAAGCTGGTCGTGGAGCCCGCCGGGGCGAGCCCGGTGGCGGCCCTGCTGAGCGATCCGGGGGCGTTCCGGGGCCCGGTGGTGGCGGTGCTGTCGGGCGGCAACGTGGACCCGGTGCTGCTCCAGCGGATCCTGCGGCACGGGATGGCGGCGGCCGGGCGCTATCTGAGCCTGCGGCTGCGCCTGCCGGACCGGCCGGGGGCGCTCGCGGCGCTTCTCAGGTCGTTGTCAGTGGTCGACGCTAACGTCCTCGATGTGAGCCACGTACGGACCGATCCAAGGCTCGGACTCACCGAAGTGGAGGTGGAGTTGCACCTGGAGACGAAGGGGCCGGAGCACTGCCTGGAGGTCGGGTCGGCGCTGCGGGAAGAGGGGTACCAGGTCATCTCCTGA
- a CDS encoding cystathionine gamma-synthase has product MSHEHLDKSFETIAIHAGNTADPLTGAVVPPIYQVSTYKQDGVGGLRGGYEYSRSANPTRTALEENLAALEGGVRGLAFASGLAAEDCLLRTLLVPGDHVVIPNDAYGGTFRLFAKVVSRWGVEWSVADTSDPASVRAAVTDRTKAIWVETPSNPLLGITDIAAIAAVAKDAGAKLVVDNTFASPYLQQPLALGADVVVHSLTKYMGGHSDVVGGALVTNSAELGEELAYHQNAMGAVAGPFDSWLVLRGIKTLPVRMDRHSENAGKIAEMLTRHPKVSHVLYPGLPDHPGHEVAAKQMRAFGGMISFRVTGGEQEAVDLCARTKVFTLGESLGGVESLIEHPGRMTHASVAGSALEVPGDLVRLSVGIENVDDLLVDLQQALG; this is encoded by the coding sequence ATGAGCCACGAGCACCTCGACAAGAGCTTCGAGACCATCGCGATCCACGCCGGCAACACCGCGGATCCGCTGACCGGCGCGGTCGTACCCCCGATCTACCAGGTCTCCACCTACAAGCAGGACGGCGTCGGCGGGCTGCGCGGCGGCTACGAGTACAGCCGCAGCGCCAACCCGACGCGCACCGCCCTCGAAGAGAACCTGGCGGCCCTGGAGGGCGGTGTGCGCGGGCTCGCCTTCGCCTCCGGCCTGGCCGCCGAGGACTGCCTGCTGCGTACGCTGCTGGTCCCCGGCGACCACGTGGTCATCCCCAACGACGCGTACGGCGGCACGTTCCGCCTCTTCGCCAAGGTCGTCTCCCGGTGGGGCGTGGAGTGGTCGGTCGCCGACACCTCCGACCCGGCGTCGGTGCGGGCCGCCGTCACCGACCGTACGAAGGCCATCTGGGTCGAGACGCCCTCGAACCCGCTGCTCGGTATCACCGACATCGCGGCGATCGCGGCGGTCGCCAAGGACGCCGGTGCCAAGCTGGTCGTCGACAACACCTTCGCCAGCCCCTACCTCCAGCAGCCGCTCGCGCTCGGCGCGGACGTCGTCGTGCACTCCCTGACGAAGTACATGGGCGGCCACTCGGACGTCGTCGGCGGCGCCCTCGTCACCAACTCGGCCGAGCTGGGCGAGGAGTTGGCGTACCACCAGAACGCGATGGGCGCGGTCGCCGGGCCGTTCGACTCCTGGCTGGTGCTGCGCGGCATCAAGACGCTGCCCGTGCGCATGGACCGGCACAGCGAGAACGCCGGGAAGATCGCGGAGATGCTGACCCGCCACCCCAAGGTGTCGCATGTCCTCTACCCGGGGCTGCCCGACCACCCCGGCCACGAGGTCGCGGCCAAGCAGATGCGCGCCTTCGGCGGCATGATCTCCTTCCGGGTCACCGGCGGCGAGCAGGAGGCGGTCGACCTGTGCGCCCGCACCAAGGTGTTCACCCTCGGTGAGTCGCTGGGCGGCGTCGAGTCGCTGATCGAGCACCCGGGCCGGATGACGCACGCCAGCGTCGCCGGGTCCGCCCTGGAGGTGCCGGGCGACCTCGTGCGCCTTTCGGTCGGCATCGAGAACGTGGACGACCTGCTGGTCGACCTCCAGCAGGCGCTGGGCTGA
- a CDS encoding ABC transporter permease → MTAVVETQHLTAPQPRGGVVQSVNDSLVVAKRNLIRMMRIPEMIIFGLIQPIMFVVLFSYVFGGSVSIGGSLDPKGYREFLMAGIFAQTVTFATAGAGAGIADDMHKGLIDRFRSLPMARGAVLTGRTLADLVQTALTVVVLAVVGLLVGWRVHNGIPKALGAFALLLLLGYAFSWIGALIGLSVRTPEAATSGGLIWLFPVTFVSGAFVATSGMTPWLRHVAEWNPFSATVQACRDLFGNPGVVRSDAWPMQHPVIASLLWSLVIIVVFRTLAVRKYRSATA, encoded by the coding sequence GTGACCGCCGTCGTCGAAACCCAGCACCTCACGGCCCCGCAGCCGCGCGGCGGTGTCGTCCAGTCGGTCAACGACTCCCTGGTCGTGGCCAAGCGCAATCTGATCCGGATGATGCGCATCCCCGAGATGATCATCTTCGGCCTGATCCAGCCGATCATGTTCGTGGTGCTGTTCAGCTACGTGTTCGGCGGCTCGGTCAGCATCGGCGGCTCACTGGACCCCAAGGGGTACCGCGAGTTCCTGATGGCGGGCATCTTCGCCCAGACCGTCACCTTCGCCACGGCCGGCGCGGGCGCGGGCATCGCGGACGACATGCACAAGGGGCTCATCGACCGGTTCCGCTCGCTGCCGATGGCCCGCGGCGCGGTCCTCACCGGCCGCACGCTGGCCGACCTGGTGCAGACGGCGCTGACCGTGGTGGTGCTCGCCGTCGTCGGCCTGCTGGTCGGCTGGCGCGTCCACAACGGCATCCCGAAGGCGCTCGGCGCGTTCGCGCTGCTGCTCCTGCTCGGGTACGCGTTCTCCTGGATCGGCGCCCTGATCGGCCTCTCGGTGCGTACGCCGGAGGCGGCCACCTCCGGCGGGCTGATCTGGCTCTTCCCGGTGACGTTCGTGTCCGGCGCGTTCGTCGCCACCTCCGGGATGACGCCGTGGCTGCGGCACGTCGCCGAGTGGAACCCGTTCAGCGCCACCGTCCAGGCCTGCCGGGACCTCTTCGGCAACCCCGGAGTGGTGCGGTCCGACGCCTGGCCGATGCAGCACCCCGTGATCGCCTCGCTGCTCTGGTCGCTGGTGATCATCGTGGTGTTCCGGACGCTCGCGGTGCGCAAGTACCGCTCGGCGACGGCCTGA
- a CDS encoding ATP-binding cassette domain-containing protein — translation MPGAIYAEGLVKTFGDVKALDGVDLDVPEGTVLGLLGPNGAGKTTTVRVLTTLLRPDSGRATVAGIDVLKHPNEVRRAIGLSGQFAAVDEYLTGRENLQMVGQLYQMKAKEAKARAGELLDKFNLADAADRPAKTYSGGMRRRLDLAAALVVSPPVMFMDEPTTGLDPRNRQQLWEVIQELVAGGTTLLLTTQYLEEADHLAHDICVVDHGRVIERGTADQLKARTGGERVEVVVHQHEEIEPARAVLAGFGKGEVAVAEHTRKLTVPVTGGAKLLAEVIRELDNRGVEIDDIGLRRPTLDDVFISLTGHVAEQKDEDDNEKEGSK, via the coding sequence ATGCCAGGCGCCATCTATGCCGAAGGCCTGGTGAAGACGTTCGGCGACGTAAAGGCTCTGGACGGCGTGGACCTCGATGTCCCCGAGGGCACGGTCCTGGGCCTGCTCGGCCCCAACGGCGCCGGCAAGACCACCACCGTGCGCGTCCTGACCACCCTGCTCCGGCCCGACAGCGGCCGGGCCACGGTCGCGGGCATCGACGTGCTCAAGCATCCCAACGAGGTGCGCCGCGCGATCGGTCTGTCCGGTCAGTTCGCGGCGGTCGACGAGTATCTGACCGGCCGTGAGAACCTCCAAATGGTCGGCCAGCTCTACCAGATGAAGGCCAAGGAGGCCAAGGCGAGGGCGGGCGAGCTGCTCGACAAGTTCAACCTCGCCGACGCGGCCGACCGCCCCGCCAAGACGTACTCCGGCGGTATGCGCCGCCGGCTCGACCTGGCCGCCGCCCTCGTCGTGTCGCCGCCCGTGATGTTCATGGACGAGCCGACGACCGGCCTCGACCCGCGCAACCGGCAGCAGCTGTGGGAGGTCATCCAGGAGCTCGTCGCGGGCGGCACCACCCTGCTGCTCACCACGCAGTATCTGGAGGAGGCCGACCACCTCGCGCACGACATCTGCGTGGTCGACCACGGCCGGGTGATCGAGCGCGGCACCGCCGACCAGCTCAAGGCCCGCACCGGCGGCGAGCGCGTCGAGGTCGTGGTGCACCAGCACGAGGAGATCGAGCCCGCCCGCGCGGTGCTCGCCGGGTTCGGCAAGGGCGAGGTCGCCGTCGCCGAGCACACCCGCAAGCTCACCGTGCCGGTCACCGGCGGCGCCAAGCTGCTCGCCGAGGTCATCCGCGAGCTCGACAACCGCGGAGTGGAGATCGACGACATCGGGCTGCGCCGCCCGACCCTCGACGACGTCTTCATCTCCCTCACCGGCCATGTGGCCGAGCAGAAGGACGAGGACGACAACGAGAAGGAGGGCTCCAAGTGA
- a CDS encoding sigma factor-like helix-turn-helix DNA-binding protein produces the protein MRERQTERQRHSAREFEAFVAGAGGRLLHAATLLTGEPPEHNERARRLLTAALARTYARWDPERGEDPYDRTRQELVARFAGTSWRHHRHRDRATGVLARLTPQERIVLVLRLSEGVAEEQVAALIGLPSERVRVICTRAIATMRSAPAGARRPRPRTSAEGVT, from the coding sequence ATGCGCGAGCGGCAGACGGAACGGCAGCGCCACAGCGCCCGCGAGTTCGAGGCGTTCGTGGCGGGCGCGGGGGGCCGGCTGCTGCATGCGGCCACCCTGCTCACCGGCGAGCCGCCGGAGCACAACGAGCGGGCCCGGCGCCTGCTGACGGCCGCCCTGGCGCGGACGTACGCGCGCTGGGACCCCGAGCGCGGCGAGGACCCGTACGACCGCACCCGCCAGGAGCTGGTGGCCCGGTTCGCCGGCACCTCCTGGCGCCACCACCGCCACCGCGACCGGGCGACGGGCGTCCTGGCCCGGCTCACCCCGCAGGAGCGGATCGTGCTGGTGCTGCGGCTGTCCGAGGGCGTCGCCGAGGAGCAGGTGGCCGCGCTGATCGGGCTGCCGTCCGAGCGGGTCCGGGTGATCTGCACGCGCGCGATCGCGACGATGCGCAGCGCCCCGGCGGGCGCCCGCCGCCCGCGCCCGCGGACCAGCGCCGAGGGGGTGACATGA
- a CDS encoding DUF4307 domain-containing protein, which produces MAAASQPLPEGRYGRTADQRADRKLKIIGSVLGVVLLGVVGWIGYDYVGGQSVSAEVIKFKVVSAKAVEVHLEVRKDKGETGVCTLRALETGGDEVGRKDVRFEQRSGRIDEVITVQTTSRATAVDLVGCKSV; this is translated from the coding sequence ATGGCCGCGGCAAGCCAACCGCTTCCCGAGGGGCGCTACGGGCGCACCGCGGACCAGCGCGCCGACCGCAAGCTCAAGATCATCGGCTCGGTCCTCGGCGTCGTCCTGCTGGGAGTGGTCGGCTGGATCGGCTACGACTACGTGGGCGGCCAGTCCGTGTCGGCCGAGGTCATCAAGTTCAAGGTGGTCTCCGCCAAGGCCGTCGAGGTCCATCTGGAAGTGCGCAAGGACAAGGGCGAGACCGGTGTCTGCACCCTGCGCGCCCTGGAGACCGGCGGCGACGAGGTGGGCCGCAAGGACGTCCGCTTCGAGCAGCGGAGCGGCCGTATCGACGAGGTGATCACCGTCCAGACCACCTCGCGGGCGACCGCCGTCGACCTGGTCGGCTGCAAGTCGGTCTGA
- the msrA gene encoding peptide-methionine (S)-S-oxide reductase MsrA: MFLHSRTPVLPEPEEALKGRPEPQFTVPDRHTVLGNPLQGPYPEGLEVADFGLGCFWGAERKFWQTEGVWTTLVGYQGGYTQNPTYDEVCSGMTGHTEAVRVVYDPKTVSYDSLLKLFWESHNPTQGFRQGNDVGTQYRSAIYTHSATQEAAATASREAYQKVLTASGHGEITTTILPAEGRTFYPAEAYHQQYLDKNPGGYCGIGGTGVSCPIGVARADG, translated from the coding sequence ATGTTCCTGCACAGCCGCACGCCCGTCCTCCCCGAGCCCGAGGAGGCCCTGAAGGGCCGCCCCGAGCCGCAATTCACCGTCCCCGACCGCCACACGGTCCTGGGCAACCCGCTGCAAGGCCCCTACCCCGAGGGCCTGGAGGTGGCGGACTTCGGCCTGGGCTGCTTCTGGGGAGCCGAGCGCAAGTTCTGGCAGACGGAGGGCGTGTGGACGACCCTGGTCGGCTACCAGGGCGGATACACGCAGAACCCCACGTACGACGAGGTCTGCTCGGGCATGACGGGCCACACGGAAGCGGTCCGGGTGGTCTACGACCCGAAGACCGTCTCGTACGACTCCCTCCTGAAGCTCTTCTGGGAGTCCCACAACCCCACCCAGGGCTTCCGCCAGGGCAACGACGTGGGCACCCAGTACCGCTCCGCGATCTACACCCACTCGGCCACGCAGGAGGCGGCGGCCACCGCGTCCCGCGAGGCCTACCAGAAGGTCCTGACGGCGTCGGGCCACGGCGAGATCACGACGACGATCCTGCCGGCGGAGGGCCGCACGTTCTACCCGGCCGAGGCGTACCACCAGCAGTACCTGGACAAGAATCCGGGCGGGTACTGCGGGATCGGGGGGACGGGGGTCTCCTGCCCGATCGGGGTGGCCAGGGCGGACGGCTGA
- the greA gene encoding transcription elongation factor GreA, which yields MTQTSDNVTWLTQEAYNQLKAELEYLSGPARTEIAVKIAAAREEGDLRENGGYHAAKEEQGKMELRVRQLTQLLEHAKVGEAPAADGVVAPGMLVTIAFDGDEDDTLEFLLASREYASTEIETYSPQSPLGSGVNGKKIGEDAEYELPNGRKASVKILAATPYTG from the coding sequence GTGACCCAGACCAGCGACAACGTCACCTGGCTGACCCAGGAGGCGTACAACCAGCTCAAGGCCGAGCTGGAGTATCTGTCTGGTCCCGCGCGCACGGAGATCGCCGTAAAGATCGCGGCGGCCCGTGAGGAGGGTGACCTCCGGGAGAACGGCGGGTACCACGCGGCCAAGGAGGAGCAGGGCAAGATGGAGCTCCGGGTCCGCCAGCTGACCCAGCTCCTGGAGCACGCCAAGGTGGGCGAGGCGCCCGCCGCGGACGGCGTGGTGGCTCCCGGCATGCTCGTCACGATCGCCTTCGACGGCGACGAGGACGACACCCTGGAGTTCCTGCTCGCCTCGCGCGAGTACGCGTCGACGGAGATCGAGACGTACTCGCCGCAGTCCCCGCTCGGCTCCGGCGTGAACGGCAAGAAGATCGGCGAGGACGCCGAGTACGAGCTGCCGAACGGCCGCAAGGCCTCGGTGAAGATCCTCGCGGCCACGCCGTACACGGGCTGA
- a CDS encoding MarR family winged helix-turn-helix transcriptional regulator codes for MPTTQDMTSHLDPGLLDALQHQVAIFARRAEQTRLGGVGQVRNSMDRAAYLLLNRLDQEGPMGVKALAAGMGIDSSTVTRQVAPLVDTGLVKRTSHPEDGRAVVLQLSPRGQTRLEEVRSSRRELMAQVTDGWSEEERESFCTLLTRFNSALSARQSAAQDPAAPTS; via the coding sequence ATGCCCACTACTCAGGACATGACTTCCCATCTCGACCCAGGTCTCCTCGATGCCCTCCAGCACCAGGTGGCCATCTTCGCGCGCCGCGCGGAGCAGACCCGTCTCGGCGGCGTCGGCCAGGTCCGCAACTCGATGGACCGCGCGGCGTATCTGCTGCTCAACAGGCTGGACCAGGAAGGCCCGATGGGCGTCAAGGCGCTCGCCGCCGGCATGGGCATCGACTCGTCGACGGTCACCCGTCAGGTCGCCCCGCTCGTCGACACGGGCCTGGTGAAACGGACCTCGCACCCGGAGGACGGCCGCGCGGTCGTGCTCCAGCTGTCCCCGCGCGGGCAGACCCGCCTCGAAGAGGTGCGCTCCTCGCGCCGCGAGCTCATGGCGCAGGTGACCGACGGCTGGTCCGAGGAGGAACGGGAGTCCTTCTGCACCCTCCTGACCCGCTTCAACTCCGCTCTGTCGGCCCGCCAGTCGGCCGCCCAGGACCCGGCGGCGCCGACCTCTTGA